GCCCGAAGATTCTCGGATAGGCCGGATCCCTGATGGCGGAAACATAATTGCCCAGCGTGAAACCCTGGGATCCGGTGAAGCTCCTGACAAGGATGCCCGCCATCGGGTAGACGAAGAAGACGGCGAGGAAGCCGAGCGCCGGCAGGACCAGCGCCGCCGTTCGCCAGCGCCGTTCGGGCCCGCGCCGCGGAACGGCGCCGGCGGGCGGGTCGCCAACGGGCCGGCGTTCGGCGGCCCCGGCGAACGACGGCAGCCGAGCGTTCATGCCGGCTCGACCAGAATCTTGGTGTGCGCCGGCGCCCACATGACGATCACGGTGTCGCCCGGAACCGGACGGCGAGCCGTGTCGCCGCCGTGCTGCTTCACGAGCAGCACTTCGCCGTTCGCCGCGATCTTGTACTTCACGGCGTCACCGACGTACAGAGCCTCTTCGACGCGGCCGCGCCAAGCGTTGAACTCGCCGTCGAGGCCGGCGCTCGAGACATCCGCCACGCCGCCCACGGACCCGGCGTCCGACACCTCCGGGCGCAAACGTAGGTGCTCAGGCCGGATTGACATAAGCAACGATCGGCCGGCGCGCGCGTCCGTCGTCCCCTGCGCCGCCCGAAACGTGGCGCCGCCGGCATGCCGGACGACCAGGAGGCCGCCGGAGATCCCGTCGACGACACCCCGCAGCAGATTGGTCTCGCCGATGAACTGCGCGACAAACGCATCCGCCGGATCGTCATACAGGTCCCGCGGGGCGCCGAGTTGCGCGATCCGACCGCCGTTCATCACGGCGACGCGATCCGACATGATGAGCGCTTCCTCCTGGTCGTGGGTCACGTAGATGAACGTAATCTTGAGGCGCTCGTGGATGTGCTTCAACTCGATGCGGATCTGATCGCGCAGCTTCTTGTCGAGCGCGCTCAACGGCTCATCCAGGAGCAGGACGCGCGGCTCGAACACGAGCGCGCGCGCCAGCGCGACGCGCTGCTGCTGTCCGCCGGAGAGGTGCCGCGGGTAACGGCTTTCATATCCGGGCAGTTGCACCAATTCGAGGATGTCGCGCGTCCTCGCTCGGATTTCGGACCGGGAGACGCCTCGCATCTGCAGCGGGAACGCGATATTCTCCACGACCGTCATGTGGGGGAACAGGGCGTAGTTTTGAAACACCATGCCGATCCCCCGCCGCTGCGCCGGCAGCCAGGTCACGGGAGTCTCGTCGATGAAGATCTCGCCGCGCTCCGGGGACACGAAGCCGGCGATCATCATGAGTGTCGTCGTCTTTCCCGAACCGCTCGGTCCGAGGAGCGTCAGAAATTCCCCGGCGGCGATGTCGAGGTTGAGGTCGCGCACCGCGGCGGCGTCCCCGTAGAGCTTGGTCAGGCCCGCAAGAACAATGCGCGCCCCTTTAGCCCGCATGCCGCCTGTCGCCGGCCGGGACGCCGGACGCGCGCGCGACGAACGGACCGCCGGCAGCGTCGACTACCCCCCGAGCATGAAGGACTGCCAGCGCTTCAGAACCTCGGGCCGGTTGTCGAACCACCACTGCATGTTGATAAAGAAGCCTTCCCTGAGGTGCAGCGGGCTCGTCGGCAGATCTCTCGTCTGCGCCGGCGTCAGGTAGTTGAAGGCTTTGCGGTTGAGCGGACCAAAGCCGGCCATCTGGGCGATCGCGGCCTGCTGCTTCGGCTGCAGCGCAAAGTCGATGTACTTGTAGGCGTTCTCGAGGTTCGGCGCGCCCTTGAGGACGCACAGAACCTGGGACTCGATGGCGGCCTGGTTCCAGGTGAAGCCGACGGGGGCGCCGGCCTTCTGCAACACGATGGCCCGGTTCGCGGGAATCGTGCCGATAACGGCGTCCTTGTTCGTGAGCATCTCGGCGGGCACGGCCGCGCTGGTCCAGAATTTGACGACATCCTTGCGGATCTCCCGCAGCTTCCGGAACGCCCGGTCCACGTCGAGCGGGTAGAGCTTGCTCGTCGGCGCGCCGTCGGCGAGCAGCGCGCCTTCGAGCACGCCGACGTCGACGGACAGGTCTTCGAGGGTCCGCGGACCGTGAAAGTCGGCGACGTTCCACACGTCCGCGTAACTGCTCGGCGGCTTGGTCGGAAAGGCGTTCGTATTGTACCCGATGACGGCCGAGTATGTGTATTCACCCGCGTACCGGTCCGTCATGATCTGCAGATCGTGCGCATCGGTCAGGCGAAACGTCGACGCGGGGAGCGGCGCGAGAGATCCGCGATGCTGCAGAAGCAGCGCAAGACTCTCCGCGATGTCGAGCACGTCCAGGCCGATCCGCCCGGACTGAATCATCGCCTCCACTTTGGCCGCGTTGGCCGTGTAATTCTCGACCTGAATGCCGGTCGCCGCAGTGAAGGGCTCCCAGATCGCCTTGCGGTATGTGTCCTCGACGGACCCGCCCGGTGTGCGGACGACGACAGTGCCTCCCGAGGCGGCGCGCGCGCTCCGGACGCCGAGCCCCCCGAACGCCGCCAGGGCCGCGCCGGCCACCGCGCCGCGGTGAAGAAATTGGCGCCGCGACAGCGGCGTCCCGACGCGAGTTCCTGCTTGCCTGTGTAAACTCATAGTTCGCGTCTCCTCCCACCCGAAATTGGACTTCGGTCTATGCAACGGCGGCGATCTTCCATCGGTTGCTCACGACCGGAATCCGCGCGTTCGCCAGCCTGTCGCCGCGGAAATGCATCGACGGGTGACTCGGGGTCCCAATGCGCACAATCAAGATGCAAAAACATACCTGTAGGGAGCCTCTGGCGAGTGCGTTGCGTACTAAATCGTATATTGAGTATGATTAATACACCATATGAAGTCAACCGCGGCTCGAGTCGAATTCCCCCGGGTCCACTGCGGGGCGATCTGAGAGGAGCGTATGAGGAGCAGTACTTCTGTAAAGCGCCGCGACTGGAACTCCTGCCCGACCATGCCCATCGTGGGCGGCGAATCCGCATGAAGCTGGTGACGTATCTGACCTCCTCCACCGGACCTCGGGCGGGTGCCCTTTATGACGGCGGCAAGATCGTCGATGTGGCCGCCGCCGGAGAAGCCTACGGGACGCCGCTCCCCTCCGATATCCTGGGCCTGCTCGATCTGGGGGATGAAGGCGTGCGCCTTGCGGCGCGCGCAACGGCCCATGCCGGCGAACGCGACCTGACCGTCGTACCGGTGACACAGGCGCGACTCCTCGCACCGCTGCCTCGCCCCCGCAAGGTCCTCGCCGTCGCGGGCAATTACGCGGATCATCTGATCGAGTCCAGGATGGCCGTGCCGGCGAAGCACGAAATGACGATCCGGCCGTTCATGAAGCCCTCGAACAGCGTGATCGGGCCGGACGAGCCGATCCGGTTTCCGCGCTGGAGCACGACGCTCGACTACGAGGCGGAACTGGCAATCGTGATGGGCCGCCGGGCCACCGCCGTTCCGACGGACGGCGCACTCGCGTACGTCGCGGGCTACGCGGTGTTCAACGACATTTCGGCACGGTCGCTCACGATCGCCGCGGGACGCGCACCGCGCGAGCGGGATCGGTTCTTCGACTGGCTCGCCGGCAAATGGTTCGACACGTTCTCGCCGTTCGGTCCGTTCATCGCCACCGCCGATGAGGTTGCCGATCCGCACGCGCTTTGCCTGTCGTTGTCCGTCAACGAGACGCGCCGGCAGGCAGCGTCGACAGGGCAGATGATATTCGGCTGCGACGAAATCGTGTCGTTCTTCTCGCATCTCACGACGTTGGAGCCCGGCGACATCATCGCGACCGGCACGCCCGCGGGCGTGGGAACGGCCGAGAAGCGCTACCTCCAGCCCGGCGACGTCGTCGAGGCGACGATCGAAAAGCTCGGCACGCTGCGCAACCCGGTGGGCGGACGGAAATAATGCGCGCGCGGCCGCCGCTAGAAGTTCGGCCTTGGAATCCCCAACAGAGTGCGCGCCTGGTCGGGCGTCGCGATGGGACGGCCCAGCCGGTCCGCCATCCAGACGACGAGCTCGACGAGCTCCGCGTTGCTCTGTACCCGCTGGCCGGGCCGAAGCCATGCGCGGTCTTCCTTCCCGATCCGTACGTGCGCGCCGGACGCGATTACCTGCAAGAGCAGGGCGTTGGCGTCCTCAACCGCGAACGGCACGCGCGGCGCCGTGTAGATTGTCGTTTGGTACAGCGATCCCGCGGGCAGGTACGCGGCGCGGTGCCGAATCGACTCGATCGTGCCCGGGGCCCAGTTGAACCCCGGCGCTTCGCACAGGAGGTTCACCCAGATGGGCGCCGGCAGCAGACCCGCGGCGGCCGCCCAACGGACGTTCCAGGTGGCGCCGACCTGAAACACCTCGAGCTCCGGCAGCACACCCATGTCGAGATTCCACTGCAGGGATTCGCGGATGCGGTCGCGGCTCCACATCATGTGCTGCTTGCGGTCGGCGAAGTCCACGTCGCTCATCACGACGTTGCCGGTCTCGAACTTGCCGGACCCCATGCGGCGCGCCACCTCGGTGCGGATGTTGAGCGGCATGGAGCCTTTCGCGTATTCCCGAATTGCCGCCGTCTTCGATGCGATCCGGCGGAAGAGTTCCGCGGTCGCTTCGATCTCCACGGGCCCCGGCACGCCGTAGCTCGCCTTGGGGTCGTAGACGGAGATCCCGTGCATGTGGACGATGGCGGCGCCGGCCGCCGCCGCATCCACCGCCTCGCGGGCGAGATAGTCGATCTCGCGCTCCAATTCGTCGGGCGTAGGCGTTGTCACAAACGGATGGTTCTCACGATCGATGTTGGGCTCACTCGCTATGATGATCAAGGGCTCCACGGGACATCACATTTCCATGAATGAGATGTGGTCACCTTTCCGGCAGTGCACGGTGCTTCCTTCGACCGCGGCGACCAGCATATCAGCCACTCGGGAGGACGTATGACCAGTGCGCCGGCGAGCGAGATCAAGTACCGGACGGCAAGCGAGCACGCGTTCCGTGTGCTCAAGCGGTGGATCCTGGAAGGAGAGTTGGCGCCCGGCAGCCTGATTGACCTGACCGCCGCCGCACGGCGACTCGGGATTAGCCGCATCCCGATCCGCACCGCGCTCGAACGTCTCGACAGCGAAGGCCTCATCGCGCTGACGCCGCACCGCGGTGCCGTGGTGGCGCCGATCTCGGCGCGGCAAATGCAGGATCTGTATTTCGTCCGGCATCAGCTCGAGGGCGTCGCGGTCGAGCTCGCCGCCCGAAAAATGACCCCGGACGTCCTGGCGGAACTGGAGCGGATCTTGGACGCGACCGAAAGGCAAGTCGCCGCCCGAGACATCGACGGGTTTCTGGCGAGCAATCGGATGTTCCACTCCACGATCTATCACGCCTCGGGCAATCCGGTGCTGCAACGCGTGAT
The window above is part of the bacterium genome. Proteins encoded here:
- a CDS encoding GntR family transcriptional regulator; this translates as MVTFPAVHGASFDRGDQHISHSGGRMTSAPASEIKYRTASEHAFRVLKRWILEGELAPGSLIDLTAAARRLGISRIPIRTALERLDSEGLIALTPHRGAVVAPISARQMQDLYFVRHQLEGVAVELAARKMTPDVLAELERILDATERQVAARDIDGFLASNRMFHSTIYHASGNPVLQRVIDGLWDLSERYRRAYLAQPARAVESTAEHRQLYQLLREGRADEARAFIQQHNEKTIRVLMDAYRE
- a CDS encoding 3-keto-5-aminohexanoate cleavage protein codes for the protein MTTPTPDELEREIDYLAREAVDAAAAGAAIVHMHGISVYDPKASYGVPGPVEIEATAELFRRIASKTAAIREYAKGSMPLNIRTEVARRMGSGKFETGNVVMSDVDFADRKQHMMWSRDRIRESLQWNLDMGVLPELEVFQVGATWNVRWAAAAGLLPAPIWVNLLCEAPGFNWAPGTIESIRHRAAYLPAGSLYQTTIYTAPRVPFAVEDANALLLQVIASGAHVRIGKEDRAWLRPGQRVQSNAELVELVVWMADRLGRPIATPDQARTLLGIPRPNF
- a CDS encoding ABC transporter substrate-binding protein, whose amino-acid sequence is MSLHRQAGTRVGTPLSRRQFLHRGAVAGAALAAFGGLGVRSARAASGGTVVVRTPGGSVEDTYRKAIWEPFTAATGIQVENYTANAAKVEAMIQSGRIGLDVLDIAESLALLLQHRGSLAPLPASTFRLTDAHDLQIMTDRYAGEYTYSAVIGYNTNAFPTKPPSSYADVWNVADFHGPRTLEDLSVDVGVLEGALLADGAPTSKLYPLDVDRAFRKLREIRKDVVKFWTSAAVPAEMLTNKDAVIGTIPANRAIVLQKAGAPVGFTWNQAAIESQVLCVLKGAPNLENAYKYIDFALQPKQQAAIAQMAGFGPLNRKAFNYLTPAQTRDLPTSPLHLREGFFINMQWWFDNRPEVLKRWQSFMLGG
- a CDS encoding ABC transporter ATP-binding protein; translated protein: MRAKGARIVLAGLTKLYGDAAAVRDLNLDIAAGEFLTLLGPSGSGKTTTLMMIAGFVSPERGEIFIDETPVTWLPAQRRGIGMVFQNYALFPHMTVVENIAFPLQMRGVSRSEIRARTRDILELVQLPGYESRYPRHLSGGQQQRVALARALVFEPRVLLLDEPLSALDKKLRDQIRIELKHIHERLKITFIYVTHDQEEALIMSDRVAVMNGGRIAQLGAPRDLYDDPADAFVAQFIGETNLLRGVVDGISGGLLVVRHAGGATFRAAQGTTDARAGRSLLMSIRPEHLRLRPEVSDAGSVGGVADVSSAGLDGEFNAWRGRVEEALYVGDAVKYKIAANGEVLLVKQHGGDTARRPVPGDTVIVMWAPAHTKILVEPA
- a CDS encoding fumarylacetoacetate hydrolase family protein, with protein sequence MRCVLNRILSMINTPYEVNRGSSRIPPGPLRGDLRGAYEEQYFCKAPRLELLPDHAHRGRRIRMKLVTYLTSSTGPRAGALYDGGKIVDVAAAGEAYGTPLPSDILGLLDLGDEGVRLAARATAHAGERDLTVVPVTQARLLAPLPRPRKVLAVAGNYADHLIESRMAVPAKHEMTIRPFMKPSNSVIGPDEPIRFPRWSTTLDYEAELAIVMGRRATAVPTDGALAYVAGYAVFNDISARSLTIAAGRAPRERDRFFDWLAGKWFDTFSPFGPFIATADEVADPHALCLSLSVNETRRQAASTGQMIFGCDEIVSFFSHLTTLEPGDIIATGTPAGVGTAEKRYLQPGDVVEATIEKLGTLRNPVGGRK